The Brachyhypopomus gauderio isolate BG-103 chromosome 17, BGAUD_0.2, whole genome shotgun sequence genome includes a window with the following:
- the LOC143481093 gene encoding uncharacterized protein LOC143481093, whose translation MYTHAPTTATTTTTTTNTTTTTTTTTTTTTTTTTTTTTTTTTTTTTTTTTTTTTTSTTTTTATTTTTTTTTTTTTTATTTTTTTTITTTTTPTTTTTTTTTATTATTTTTTTTTTTTATTTTTTTTTTTTTTTTTTTTTATTTTTTTTTTTTTTTTTTTTTTTTATTTTTTTTTITTTTATTTTTTTTITTTTTPTTTTTTTTTTTATTATTTTTTTTTTTTNTTTTTTTTTTTTTATTTTTTTTITTTTTTTTTTVTTTTTTTTTTTTTTTTTKTTTTTTTTTTTTITTTTATTTTTTATTTTPTTTTTTTTTTTTTATTTTTTTTTTTTTATTTNYCYNYNYYRYYNYNNYYYYNYYRYYYYHHNYYYYYYYYYKYY comes from the exons atgtacacgcacgcac ctactaccgctactacaactactactaccacaaatacaactactactactactactactactactactactacaactacaactactaccactactacaactactactactactaccacaactactactactactactacaactactacttcTACCACAACTAcaactgctactactaccacaactacaacaactactactacaactacaactgctactacaactactaccacaactacaatcactactacaactactcccacaaccacaactactactacaactacagctactaccgctactacaactactactaccacaactacaactactaccgctactacaactactaccactactaccacaactactactactactactacaactactactacaaccgctactacaactactacaactactaccactactacaactacaactactaccacaactactaccacaactacaactgctactactaccacaacTACAACAACTACTATTACAACTACAACcgctactacaactactaccacaactacaatcactactacaactactcccacaaccacaactactactactaccacaactacagctactaccgctactacaactactactaccacaactacaactactactaatactactaccacaactacaactactactacaactactaccgCTACTACCAcgacaactactactactattacaactactaccacaactacaactactaccgttactacaactactactactactactaccacaactacaactacaactactaccaaaactacaacaacaactactactactactactaccacaattacaactactactgctacaactacaactactaccgctactacaactactcctaccacaacaacaacaactactactactacaactacaaccgctactacaactactactactaccacaactacaactactaccGCTACTACAACTAACTACtgctacaactacaactactaccgctactacaactacaacaactactactattacaactactaccgctactactactaccaccacaactactactactactactactactactacaaatactactga